The following coding sequences are from one uncultured Bacteroides sp. window:
- a CDS encoding SAM-dependent methyltransferase, whose protein sequence is METALYLLPVTLGDTSIEKVLPSYNKDIILGIKHFIVEDIRSARRFLKKVDRSIDIDSLSFYLLNKHTSKEDISEYLAPLLSNHSMGVISEAGCPAVADPGADVVSMAQSKNLKVVPLVGPSSIILSVMASGFNGQSFTFHGYLPIDPTERAKKLKSIEQRIYAEDQTQLFIETPYRNNKMLEEILNVCRSHTKLCIAADLTCEGEYVKTKTLKEWKGKLPDLSKIPCIFLLYK, encoded by the coding sequence ATGGAAACAGCTCTTTATCTATTGCCTGTTACTCTTGGTGATACTTCTATTGAAAAGGTTTTGCCCTCTTATAATAAAGATATAATATTGGGCATTAAACATTTTATTGTTGAAGATATACGTTCTGCAAGACGCTTCCTTAAGAAAGTTGATCGTAGTATTGATATAGATTCTCTTTCTTTTTATTTATTGAATAAGCATACTTCTAAAGAAGATATCTCAGAATATCTTGCTCCTCTTCTCTCTAATCATTCTATGGGGGTGATTTCTGAAGCAGGTTGCCCAGCTGTGGCTGATCCGGGAGCCGATGTGGTGTCTATGGCACAAAGTAAAAACTTGAAAGTTGTACCTTTGGTTGGTCCTTCTTCTATTATTTTATCTGTTATGGCCTCTGGTTTTAATGGGCAAAGTTTTACCTTTCATGGTTATCTTCCTATTGATCCAACAGAGCGTGCTAAGAAATTAAAATCTATTGAACAACGTATTTATGCGGAAGATCAGACTCAATTATTTATAGAAACGCCTTATCGAAATAATAAGATGTTAGAAGAAATTTTAAATGTGTGTCGCTCACATACGAAATTATGTATTGCTGCTGATCTTACTTGTGAAGGAGAGTATGTTAAAACAAAAACGTTAAAAGAATGGAAAGGTAAACTACCTGATTTATCTAAGATTCCTTGTATTTTTCTGTTGTATAAATAA
- the lipA gene encoding lipoyl synthase has protein sequence MAERIKKPEWLKINIGSNGRYSDTKRIVDSHRLHTICSSGRCPNISECWGRGTATFMIGGEICTRSCKFCNTLTGRPLQLDIEEPSNVAKSIALMNLKHAVITSVDRDDLPDQGAAHWAKTIKEVKRLNPGITIEVLIPDFQGKTDLVDIVIEAQPDIISHNMETVKRITPLVRSAANYATSLKVLQHVANRGVTAKSGVMVGLGETPEEIEELMADLRTAGCRIITIGQYLQPTHKHYPVKEYVTPDQFAKYKTIGLNKGFDQVESGPLVRSSYHAERHIKK, from the coding sequence ATGGCAGAAAGAATAAAGAAGCCTGAATGGCTTAAAATAAATATAGGAAGTAACGGACGCTATAGTGACACAAAACGAATCGTAGATTCTCATCGTTTACATACAATATGTAGTAGCGGCCGCTGCCCCAACATCAGTGAATGCTGGGGAAGAGGAACCGCGACTTTTATGATCGGAGGAGAAATATGTACCCGAAGCTGTAAATTTTGCAATACTTTAACAGGAAGACCCCTACAATTAGACATTGAAGAACCTAGCAATGTGGCTAAATCGATTGCGCTAATGAACTTAAAACATGCTGTTATTACCTCAGTTGACCGAGATGACCTACCAGATCAAGGCGCGGCTCATTGGGCTAAGACAATAAAAGAGGTGAAACGTTTAAACCCAGGGATTACTATCGAAGTACTTATTCCCGATTTTCAAGGCAAAACAGATTTAGTAGACATAGTAATAGAAGCGCAGCCTGATATTATTTCTCATAACATGGAAACAGTAAAGAGAATTACGCCTTTGGTCCGAAGTGCCGCTAATTATGCAACAAGCCTAAAAGTTCTTCAACATGTTGCAAATAGAGGAGTTACTGCAAAATCTGGTGTGATGGTAGGTTTAGGAGAGACTCCTGAAGAAATAGAAGAACTAATGGCAGATTTACGCACTGCCGGATGCCGTATTATAACCATCGGTCAGTATTTGCAACCAACTCACAAACATTACCCGGTTAAGGAATATGTCACTCCTGATCAATTTGCAAAATATAAAACCATTGGACTTAATAAAGGATTTGATCAAGTAGAAAGTGGTCCACTTGTTAGGTCTTCTTATCATGCAGAAAGACACATAAAAAAGTAA
- a CDS encoding S9 family peptidase, whose translation MKRLSIILLFSLISILSFAQGKKALDLKEITSGKFRPESIQGVVPMADGESYTQMSSDSTQIIKYSFKTGQQVEVIFDVNKARKCTFKKFDGYTFSPDESKLLIRTKTSPIYRRSYTAVHYIYTIKRNLIENLSDGGPQQAPIFSPDGNMIAFVRNNNIFLIKLLYNNSESQVTEDGEINKVINGIPDWVYEEEFSFSRALEFSPDNKILAFIRFDETKVPSYSFPLFAGQAPHYSAFETYPGSYTYKYPKTGENNSKVSVLAFDIKSKVTRKMKLPLDPDGYIPRIRFTQDANKLAIMTLNHHQNRLDMYFADPRSTICKLILRDESPYYISENIFDNIIFYPKNFSFISEKDGYAHLYWYSIGGNLIKQVTKGKYEVKHFFGWDGINNTFYYASNAESPLKRSIYKTDRKGRTTKLSDKAGTNNAIFSKSMKFFMNFYSDLHTPTIITLNNNKGKLLKTLVTNNKLKEILADYTLPQKEFFHFKTSQGTELNGWSIKPANFSPSKKYPVLMYQYSGPGSQEVTDKWRIGGDHGGIGWDTYMASKGYIIICVDGRGTGGRGAEFAKNTYLNLGVKEAEDQVETAKYMAEQPYVDKTRIGIWGWSFGGYMTIMSMSEGTPIFKAGAAVAAVTDWKYYDTIYGERFMRTPQENAEGYKSSSAFTRINKLSGHLLLVHGMADDNVHFQNCAEYAECLVQANKQFDMQIYTNRNHGIFGGNTRFHLFTKLTNFFLNNL comes from the coding sequence ATGAAGAGATTAAGTATTATTCTACTATTTAGCCTTATAAGCATACTAAGTTTTGCACAAGGAAAGAAAGCACTCGACCTAAAAGAAATCACATCTGGAAAATTTCGTCCGGAGAGTATACAAGGCGTTGTGCCTATGGCTGATGGAGAAAGTTATACCCAAATGAGCTCGGACAGTACACAAATCATTAAATACTCATTTAAAACCGGACAACAAGTAGAAGTTATATTTGATGTAAATAAAGCCCGAAAATGTACCTTTAAGAAATTCGATGGGTATACTTTTTCGCCCGACGAGAGCAAGTTACTTATACGTACTAAAACAAGCCCCATCTATAGACGTTCGTATACAGCTGTACACTACATATATACAATAAAACGCAATTTAATAGAGAATTTAAGCGATGGAGGACCACAACAAGCACCCATATTTTCACCGGATGGAAACATGATTGCTTTTGTCAGAAATAACAATATTTTCTTAATAAAATTATTATATAATAATAGCGAATCCCAAGTTACTGAAGATGGAGAAATAAATAAAGTGATAAATGGAATTCCAGATTGGGTATATGAAGAAGAATTTAGTTTTTCAAGGGCATTGGAATTCAGTCCTGATAATAAAATTCTAGCTTTCATTCGTTTTGACGAGACCAAAGTTCCATCTTACTCATTTCCTCTTTTTGCTGGGCAAGCCCCTCATTATAGCGCATTTGAAACATATCCGGGAAGCTATACATATAAATATCCAAAGACAGGAGAAAACAACTCAAAAGTCTCAGTGCTTGCTTTTGATATAAAATCAAAAGTAACTCGAAAGATGAAATTACCACTTGATCCAGACGGTTATATCCCCCGCATACGCTTTACTCAAGATGCAAACAAATTAGCCATAATGACATTAAATCATCATCAAAATCGTTTAGATATGTACTTTGCTGATCCAAGATCAACTATATGCAAACTCATACTAAGAGATGAAAGCCCTTATTATATCAGTGAAAATATCTTTGATAATATAATATTTTATCCGAAAAATTTCAGTTTCATCAGTGAAAAAGACGGTTATGCTCATCTCTACTGGTACAGTATCGGTGGGAACTTAATAAAACAAGTGACCAAAGGAAAATATGAGGTAAAACATTTTTTTGGATGGGATGGTATTAACAATACATTTTATTATGCAAGTAACGCAGAAAGCCCATTAAAACGAAGCATATACAAAACAGATAGAAAAGGCAGAACTACAAAATTGTCCGATAAAGCAGGAACAAATAATGCTATTTTTAGCAAATCAATGAAGTTTTTCATGAATTTTTATTCTGATCTACATACCCCGACAATCATTACATTAAACAATAATAAAGGAAAACTGTTAAAGACACTAGTAACAAACAATAAACTCAAGGAGATTCTAGCCGATTATACTTTACCCCAAAAAGAGTTCTTCCATTTTAAAACATCCCAAGGAACAGAACTTAACGGTTGGAGTATAAAACCTGCCAATTTTTCTCCTTCTAAAAAATACCCCGTTCTCATGTATCAATACAGTGGTCCTGGTAGTCAAGAAGTTACTGATAAATGGCGTATCGGAGGTGATCATGGAGGTATAGGATGGGATACTTACATGGCTAGTAAAGGCTATATAATAATTTGTGTAGATGGAAGAGGAACTGGTGGACGAGGAGCCGAATTTGCCAAAAACACATATTTGAATCTAGGGGTTAAAGAAGCAGAGGATCAAGTAGAAACAGCAAAATATATGGCTGAACAACCATACGTAGACAAAACTAGAATAGGAATTTGGGGATGGAGCTTCGGAGGATATATGACAATTATGAGCATGAGTGAAGGTACTCCTATATTTAAGGCTGGAGCTGCTGTAGCCGCTGTTACAGATTGGAAATATTATGATACAATTTATGGGGAACGATTCATGCGCACTCCCCAAGAAAACGCTGAAGGATACAAATCCTCATCCGCCTTTACTCGCATAAATAAATTGAGTGGACATTTATTATTAGTACATGGTATGGCTGATGATAACGTTCATTTTCAAAACTGTGCAGAATATGCAGAGTGTTTGGTACAAGCGAATAAGCAATTTGACATGCAAATATATACAAATCGTAACCATGGAATTTTCGGAGGAAATACCCGTTTCCATTTGTTTACAAAATTAACTAATTTCTTTTTAAATAATTTATAG
- a CDS encoding TIGR01212 family radical SAM protein (This family includes YhcC from E. coli K-12, an uncharacterized radical SAM protein.), which produces MSQTFLYNDFSKFLGRYFVDKIQKISLNAGFTCPNRDGSKGNGGCTYCNNQTFNPDYCSTDKSISLQLEEGKRFFSHKYPDMKYLAYFQAYTNTYEAIEILKRKYEEALSVEKVAGLVIGTRPDCMPDELLYYLESLNKQTFLLVEYGIESTDDNTLRRINRGHSFSDTVDAIKRTASCGILTGGHVILGLPGENIEHIVAQAEQISCLPLSTLKMHQLQLIRGTRMAYEYMRDRKDFHLFNLDEYVDLVIDYIQHLRPDIILERFVSQSPKVLLIAPDWGIKNYEFTALLQKRMKERGAYQGKLYGLRKK; this is translated from the coding sequence ATGAGCCAAACTTTCTTATATAACGACTTCTCAAAGTTTTTGGGAAGATATTTTGTTGATAAAATACAGAAGATTTCTTTGAATGCAGGCTTTACCTGTCCCAATCGTGATGGAAGTAAAGGTAATGGAGGATGTACGTATTGTAATAATCAGACTTTTAATCCTGATTATTGTAGTACTGATAAATCAATTTCTTTGCAATTGGAAGAAGGTAAGCGTTTTTTTTCTCATAAGTATCCTGATATGAAATATCTTGCTTATTTTCAAGCATATACTAATACTTACGAGGCCATTGAGATTTTGAAACGCAAGTATGAAGAGGCTTTAAGTGTGGAAAAAGTGGCCGGTTTGGTTATTGGAACTCGTCCTGACTGTATGCCTGATGAACTGTTATACTATCTTGAAAGTTTGAACAAACAGACTTTCTTATTAGTTGAATACGGCATAGAGAGTACTGATGATAATACTTTGCGACGTATAAATAGGGGACATTCATTTTCTGATACAGTTGATGCAATTAAGCGCACAGCTTCTTGTGGGATTCTTACAGGTGGACACGTCATACTTGGTTTACCTGGAGAGAATATAGAGCACATTGTTGCTCAGGCTGAACAAATTTCTTGTTTACCTCTTAGTACTTTGAAAATGCATCAATTGCAACTAATTCGTGGTACACGAATGGCATATGAATATATGCGTGATCGGAAAGATTTTCATTTATTTAATTTAGATGAATATGTTGATCTGGTAATAGATTATATACAGCATTTGCGACCTGATATTATACTTGAACGCTTTGTTTCTCAATCTCCTAAAGTGTTATTAATAGCTCCTGATTGGGGGATAAAAAATTATGAATTTACGGCCCTTTTGCAGAAAAGAATGAAAGAAAGAGGAGCTTATCAAGGTAAGCTTTATGGATTAAGAAAAAAATAA
- a CDS encoding FprA family A-type flavoprotein, with protein MEQKTKIRGKVYYVGVNDRTKHLFEGLWPLPYGVSYNSYLIDDEKIALVDTVDICYFEVFLHKIKSIIGNRPIDYLIINHMEPDHSGSLSLIKQHYPNITIVGNKQTFGMVEGFYGVKGEQLLITNGDPLDLGYHKLRFYLTPMVHWPETMMTFDETEGILFSGDGFGAFGTLDGGFIDSRMNTDKFWEEMIRYYSNIVGKYGSAVQKALQKLSSLPITTICSTHGPVWTEQKERVIDIYDRLSRYEGEEGVVIVYGTMYGNTEQMAEAIALEISNQGIKNVVLHNVNKSHPSYIIADIFKYRGLIIGSATYSNQLYPEVESLLSKILIRDMKKRYLGYFGSFCWSSAALRCMSSFAEKSKFELVGIPVDMKISMNEQTYEDCASLGSAMAKRLKLDR; from the coding sequence ATGGAACAGAAGACAAAAATCAGAGGAAAAGTTTATTATGTAGGTGTCAATGATCGTACCAAACACCTTTTTGAAGGGTTATGGCCTTTACCGTATGGTGTATCATATAACTCTTATCTGATTGATGATGAAAAAATTGCATTAGTTGATACGGTTGACATCTGCTATTTTGAAGTATTTCTTCATAAAATAAAATCTATTATTGGAAATCGTCCGATTGATTATTTGATAATTAATCATATGGAGCCAGATCATTCTGGTTCTCTTAGTTTAATTAAACAACATTATCCCAATATCACTATTGTAGGCAATAAGCAAACTTTCGGTATGGTAGAAGGTTTTTATGGAGTTAAAGGTGAACAACTTCTTATTACTAATGGCGATCCCTTAGATTTGGGCTATCATAAATTACGCTTTTATCTTACGCCAATGGTGCATTGGCCGGAAACAATGATGACTTTTGATGAAACAGAAGGAATCCTTTTTTCCGGTGATGGTTTTGGAGCCTTTGGTACGCTCGATGGAGGATTTATTGATTCTCGAATGAATACAGATAAATTTTGGGAAGAGATGATTCGTTACTATTCAAATATTGTTGGAAAGTATGGTTCTGCAGTGCAAAAAGCACTTCAAAAATTGTCTTCATTACCTATTACGACTATTTGTTCTACTCATGGTCCTGTTTGGACGGAGCAAAAAGAGCGAGTTATTGATATCTATGATAGACTGAGTCGCTATGAGGGTGAGGAAGGTGTTGTTATAGTCTATGGAACGATGTATGGTAATACAGAGCAAATGGCTGAAGCTATTGCTTTGGAAATCTCTAACCAAGGTATTAAAAATGTTGTTTTGCATAATGTGAATAAAAGCCATCCTTCGTATATTATAGCTGATATATTTAAATATAGAGGTCTTATAATAGGAAGTGCAACTTATAGCAATCAACTTTATCCGGAAGTAGAATCGTTACTCTCTAAAATATTGATTAGAGATATGAAAAAACGCTATTTGGGTTATTTTGGTTCTTTCTGTTGGTCGAGTGCTGCTCTTAGGTGTATGAGCTCTTTTGCTGAGAAAAGTAAATTTGAGCTAGTAGGCATACCGGTTGATATGAAGATCTCGATGAATGAACAGACTTATGAAGATTGTGCATCTCTTGGTTCTGCTATGGCAAAAAGATTGAAGCTGGATCGTTAA
- the nagB gene encoding glucosamine-6-phosphate deaminase, translating into MRLIIQPDYRAISKWAANYVVARIREFRPTLEKPFVLGLPTGSSPLGMYKELIDLNKKGLVSFQNIVTFNMDEYVGLPQDHPESYYSFMWNNFFSHVDVSRANVNILNGNAADLDKECADYEAKIESYGGIDLFLGGIGPDGHIAFNEPGSSLSSRTRIKTLTTDTIIANSRFFDDDVNKVPKTSLTVGVGTVLSAKEVLIIVNGHAKARALYHAVEGAITQMWTISALQMHSKGVIVCDDDATFELKVGTYRYFKDIEAANLDPELLLK; encoded by the coding sequence ATGAGACTTATTATTCAACCTGATTATCGGGCTATATCTAAGTGGGCAGCAAATTATGTTGTTGCTCGTATTCGTGAATTTCGCCCTACTCTAGAAAAACCCTTTGTACTTGGATTGCCTACTGGCTCTTCTCCATTAGGAATGTATAAAGAATTAATCGACCTTAATAAAAAGGGTTTGGTGTCATTTCAAAATATTGTAACCTTTAATATGGATGAATATGTAGGGTTACCCCAAGATCATCCTGAAAGTTATTATTCATTTATGTGGAATAACTTCTTTAGTCATGTTGATGTGTCAAGAGCTAATGTTAATATCTTGAATGGCAATGCGGCTGATTTAGACAAGGAATGCGCTGACTACGAAGCTAAAATAGAATCTTATGGTGGCATTGATCTATTTCTTGGTGGTATTGGCCCTGATGGACATATAGCATTTAACGAACCAGGTTCATCTCTATCTTCCCGTACTCGCATAAAAACATTGACTACAGATACAATTATTGCTAATTCTCGTTTTTTCGATGATGATGTGAATAAAGTCCCTAAAACATCTTTAACCGTAGGTGTTGGGACTGTACTCTCTGCTAAAGAAGTACTGATAATTGTTAATGGGCATGCTAAGGCTCGTGCATTATATCATGCTGTAGAAGGTGCTATTACTCAAATGTGGACTATAAGTGCTTTGCAAATGCATTCGAAAGGTGTTATTGTATGCGATGATGATGCTACTTTTGAATTGAAAGTTGGTACATATCGTTATTTTAAAGATATTGAGGCCGCTAATCTTGATCCTGAATTATTATTAAAATAG
- the secA gene encoding preprotein translocase subunit SecA → MGFNEFLSKLIGNKSSRDMKEIQPWIDKIKAIYPEISKLDNDALRAKTQELKLYINESAATERAKVESLKAETETLDIEFREDHFTQIDKIEKEILEIYEKALDDVLPTAFSIMKETAKRFTENEEIIVTANEFDRKLAATKDFVRIDGDKAIYQNHWIAGGTEVTWNMIHYDVQLFGGVVLHKGKIAEMATGEGKTLVATLPVFLNALTGNGVHVITVNDYLSKRDSEWMGPLYQFHGLSVDCIDKHQPNSDSRRQAYLADITFGTNNEFGFDYLRDNMAISPKDLVQREHNYSIVDEVDSVLIDDARTPLIISGPIPKGEEQLFESLRPLVEKLIDVQKTLATKYLADAKKLIASTDKKEQEEGYLALYRSHKALPKNKALIKYLSEQGIKAGMLKTEELYMEQNNKRMHEATDPLYFVIDEKLNSVDLTDKGIDLITGNSEDQSLFVLPDITSELSALETEEGLSEEQKLEKKDTIMTNYAIKSERVHTINQLLKAYTMFEKDDEYVVIDGQVKIVDEQTGRIMEGRRYSDGLHQAIEAKERVKVEAATQTFATITLQNYFRMYHKLSGMTGTAETEAGELWDIYKLDVVVIPTNRRIARIDMNDRVYKTKREKYKAVIEEIESLITAGRPVLVGTTSVEISEMLSKMLTMRKIEHNVLNAKMHQKEADIVAKAGAKGIVTIATNMAGRGTDIKLSNEVKSAGGLAIIGTERHESRRVDRQLRGRAGRQGDPGSSVFFVSLEDDLMRLFSSDRIASVMDRLGFQEGEMIEHKMISNSIERAQKKVEENNFGIRKRLLEYDDVMNKQRTVVYTKRRHALMGERISMDIVNMIWDRCANAIESIDYDECKMSLLQTLAMETPFTEEEFRNAKKEELANKTFDEAMGNFKRKMDHLAQIAFPVIKQVFENQGHMYENILIPITDGKKMYNISCNLKAAYESECKEVVKAFEKSILLHVIDDSWKENLRELDELKHSVQNASYEQKDPLLIYKLESVTLFDTMVNKINNQTISILMRGQIPVQEPEQLQQATPEKRQDMSKYREEKRDLSNPNQQAAAQQDTREIKREPIRVERTVGRNDPCPCGSGKKYKNCHGRNN, encoded by the coding sequence ATGGGATTTAATGAATTTTTAAGCAAACTAATTGGTAATAAGTCTTCTCGGGATATGAAGGAGATACAGCCATGGATAGATAAAATAAAAGCTATTTACCCAGAAATCTCAAAATTAGACAATGACGCTCTCCGCGCAAAGACTCAAGAATTAAAATTATATATAAATGAATCTGCTGCAACAGAACGAGCTAAAGTTGAAAGTTTAAAAGCTGAGACAGAAACATTAGATATAGAATTTAGAGAAGATCATTTCACTCAAATAGATAAAATAGAGAAAGAAATTCTTGAAATATATGAAAAGGCTTTAGATGATGTTCTGCCTACTGCCTTTTCCATCATGAAAGAGACAGCGAAGCGATTTACGGAGAATGAAGAAATTATAGTTACAGCAAATGAGTTTGATCGAAAACTTGCTGCAACAAAAGATTTCGTGCGTATAGATGGAGACAAAGCAATCTATCAAAACCACTGGATAGCCGGAGGTACTGAAGTTACATGGAATATGATTCATTACGATGTACAGCTATTTGGTGGAGTTGTCCTTCATAAAGGAAAGATCGCTGAGATGGCTACCGGAGAAGGTAAAACTCTTGTAGCAACTCTACCTGTATTTTTAAATGCTTTGACTGGCAATGGGGTTCATGTAATTACTGTTAATGATTACTTATCAAAACGTGACTCCGAATGGATGGGGCCTCTCTATCAGTTTCATGGACTAAGTGTAGATTGTATCGACAAACATCAACCAAATTCTGATTCTCGTCGACAAGCATACCTAGCTGATATTACTTTTGGTACAAACAATGAATTTGGCTTTGATTATTTAAGAGATAATATGGCTATTAGCCCTAAAGATCTTGTACAACGGGAGCATAATTACAGTATTGTTGATGAGGTTGACTCGGTATTGATTGATGATGCCCGTACTCCACTTATTATCTCAGGACCTATACCTAAAGGGGAAGAACAGCTATTTGAATCTCTTCGCCCATTAGTAGAAAAATTAATTGACGTCCAAAAAACGCTAGCAACAAAGTATCTAGCAGATGCTAAAAAACTTATTGCATCAACAGATAAAAAAGAACAAGAGGAAGGTTATCTCGCTTTGTATAGAAGTCATAAAGCTTTGCCAAAGAATAAAGCTCTAATTAAATATCTCAGTGAACAAGGTATTAAAGCCGGTATGCTGAAGACAGAAGAACTATATATGGAGCAAAATAACAAACGTATGCATGAGGCAACAGACCCTCTATACTTTGTTATTGACGAAAAATTAAATAGCGTAGACCTCACAGATAAGGGTATAGACCTTATTACCGGAAACTCTGAAGATCAAAGCCTTTTTGTTTTACCAGATATAACTTCTGAATTATCTGCTTTGGAAACTGAGGAAGGACTATCTGAAGAACAAAAGTTAGAGAAGAAAGATACTATCATGACCAATTATGCCATAAAATCTGAACGTGTACACACGATCAACCAATTGCTGAAGGCATATACCATGTTTGAGAAAGATGATGAATATGTTGTGATAGATGGTCAAGTTAAAATTGTAGACGAACAGACAGGTCGTATCATGGAGGGCCGTCGCTACTCTGATGGCTTACATCAAGCTATTGAAGCAAAAGAGCGTGTAAAGGTAGAAGCAGCAACACAGACCTTTGCTACCATAACTTTACAAAACTATTTCCGCATGTATCACAAGCTATCAGGTATGACAGGTACGGCAGAAACTGAAGCTGGAGAACTTTGGGACATATACAAATTGGATGTAGTCGTTATTCCTACCAATCGTCGGATAGCACGTATTGATATGAATGACCGGGTTTATAAAACTAAAAGAGAAAAATACAAGGCAGTTATAGAGGAAATAGAAAGCCTTATTACAGCAGGAAGACCTGTACTAGTTGGTACAACATCTGTGGAAATATCCGAGATGCTTAGCAAGATGCTTACAATGCGTAAAATAGAGCACAATGTGCTTAATGCCAAAATGCACCAAAAAGAGGCTGATATTGTTGCAAAGGCTGGAGCGAAAGGAATCGTAACTATCGCAACCAATATGGCTGGTCGTGGAACCGATATCAAGTTAAGCAATGAAGTTAAGTCCGCGGGTGGTTTAGCGATCATCGGAACTGAGCGACACGAATCTCGCCGTGTAGACAGACAGTTACGTGGTCGTGCTGGTCGTCAAGGAGACCCAGGTTCTTCTGTGTTCTTTGTTTCTCTTGAAGATGATTTAATGCGACTATTTTCTTCAGACCGCATTGCTAGCGTCATGGACAGGCTTGGTTTTCAAGAAGGAGAAATGATTGAGCATAAAATGATTTCAAATTCTATTGAACGTGCACAAAAGAAAGTCGAAGAAAACAATTTTGGTATACGTAAACGTCTATTGGAATATGATGATGTTATGAACAAACAGCGTACTGTTGTTTATACCAAAAGACGACATGCTCTAATGGGTGAACGTATCAGCATGGATATAGTGAACATGATCTGGGACCGTTGTGCAAATGCGATTGAAAGTATTGATTACGACGAATGTAAAATGAGCTTACTTCAAACCTTAGCAATGGAAACTCCTTTTACGGAAGAAGAGTTCCGCAACGCAAAAAAAGAGGAATTAGCTAATAAAACATTCGATGAAGCAATGGGCAACTTCAAGCGAAAAATGGATCATTTAGCCCAAATAGCTTTCCCGGTCATCAAACAAGTATTTGAAAACCAAGGACATATGTATGAAAACATTTTAATCCCCATCACTGATGGAAAAAAAATGTATAACATTTCATGCAACTTGAAAGCAGCATATGAAAGCGAATGTAAAGAAGTCGTTAAAGCTTTTGAAAAATCAATTCTCTTACATGTTATAGATGATTCTTGGAAAGAAAACTTACGTGAATTAGATGAACTTAAACATTCTGTGCAAAATGCGAGCTACGAACAGAAAGATCCCTTGCTCATATACAAATTAGAGTCAGTTACTCTATTTGATACAATGGTCAACAAGATTAATAATCAAACCATCTCCATATTAATGCGTGGTCAGATTCCTGTTCAAGAGCCAGAGCAATTGCAGCAAGCAACTCCTGAAAAACGTCAGGACATGAGCAAATACCGTGAAGAGAAACGTGATCTATCCAATCCTAATCAACAAGCTGCTGCTCAACAAGATACTCGAGAGATAAAACGTGAGCCAATACGGGTTGAAAGAACAGTAGGTAGGAACGATCCTTGTCCATGTGGAAGTGGGAAAAAATACAAAAATTGTCATGGACGTAATAACTAA